The following coding sequences are from one Gossypium hirsutum isolate 1008001.06 chromosome A12, Gossypium_hirsutum_v2.1, whole genome shotgun sequence window:
- the LOC121211449 gene encoding uncharacterized protein, with amino-acid sequence MCIRFEEGLNDEIKMMIGGIEIREFVVLSDRAQKLEESSHFSTGKIRKSRPRQSDYKASDRPAVSVGSVQNTQRPKCQHCGRSHPGECRSKLGAYYKCGATDHFIRDCPQLQVEEVEQREKQKILPQKGRRSGQSSATGATRSGMKDIASRSEVRAPARTYAIRAREEATAPDVIAGWFIEAVHRLQAAE; translated from the exons atgtgtatcagatttgaagaagggcttaATGATGAGATTAAAATGATGATAGGGGGCATTGAGATACGAGAATTTGTTGTTCTATCAGATCGTGCTCAGAAGCTTGAAgaa TCGAGCCACTTCAGTACCGGAAAGATCAGGAAAAGTAGGCCAAGACAATCTGATTACAAAGCATCTGACAGACCTGCTGTTAGTGTGGGTAGTGTACAAAATACCCAAAGGCCTAAGTGTCAACATTGTGGAAGAAGTCACCCCGGTGAATGTAGAAGTAAGTTAGGGGCTTATTATAAATGTGGGGCCACTGATCACTTTATTCGTGATTGTCCCCAATTACAAGTAGAAGAAGTGGAACAGAGGGAGAAACAGAAAATTCTTCCTCAAAAAGGAAGACGCTCTGGTCAGAGCAGTGCTACAGGGGCTACTCGTTCGGGTATGAAAGATATTGCTAGCCGATCAGAAGTTAGGGCTCCTGCTCGTACTTATGCCATTAGAGCGAGAGAAGAAGCAACAGCTCCAgatgtaattgctg gatggttcattGAGGCTGTGCATAGATTACAGGCAGCTGAATGa